The following DNA comes from Pongo pygmaeus isolate AG05252 chromosome 9, NHGRI_mPonPyg2-v2.0_pri, whole genome shotgun sequence.
cactttgggagcccaaggtgggtgggatcacctgaggtcaggagtttgaggccagcctggttacatgctgaaaccccatctctacaaaaattggctgggcgtgatggcaggcgcctgtaatcccagctactcaggaggctcaggcagaagaatcacttgaacccgggaggtggaagacatcgcaccactgcactccagcctggtgacagagtgagactccatctcaaaaaaaagaaaaaacaaccccacacAAAATCCTTAGAAACATCTCTCCTGATTATCTACAGAGACCAGTAGGgcatatacaattatttttaagataactACATACAGAAAGCTTTCCACATGGGATTCTTGATTGCTAGGGTAATCTAACAGCAATAAGTGGTACCAAATTGAAAACTAATTATCTTCCCAATGAAAGTAAGTTAATTACTACCTCACTGAAGCCAAGTCCACAATGTCGCCGATATCTTCCTGATAATTTACTGTCCATACTTTGCTGATATTGAGACTCCAgttcttcattaattttcttgtcttcttccccTGCATGTCCAGGATACTTTAGTTATGTTTCAGTCAAATTAATAATTTACACAAAAACCCATAATACAGACGCTATTATACTCAGGGCTGATTTATCTAATTGTGACTAATTTTACTATGAATTTTGAGAATTTATGCCATAGGTGGTTAcctgatagaaaataaaatgcctgATGTTGAGAtagcataaatatttattactaaGCACTTTGGGTATTAAATGTTTTAGCTTACTTAATAAGTAGATGTTAtcctgaaagttttttttgtagTCACTTAATAAAAACTCTCTAACAAACAGAATTATCTATCTTTGCACAAAAACAGTGAAAAAAGCTAGGCACTTCTGTTCAGCAAATGGCTAAATAAAATGGTCATGTACTGACTCTTCTTTATGCCTTTCTTTGCTTATCAAGTTTATCAGAGCAACTTAAAGTTTAAAGCAGCAGtttccaacctttttggcaccagggactggttttgtggaaaacaatttttccatggaggggggtggtggtggttttgaGATGATTCAagtgtattacatttattatgtactTTATTATTATCACAtcgtaatatataatgaaataattgtacaactcaccataatgtagaagcagtgggagccctgagcttgttttccctgccactagacggtcccatctaggggtgatgggagacagtgacacccTAAGTGTGTTGCTTATGTCCAGTCTACTCTGTAATCTTGTTTGGCTGCTGTCACTACAGAAAACCCTGTTTCACAAAGATAGGAGGTTGGAAATGGAAGCAGGCTTTCCAGTGCTTTCGTGGCAATCTCAGGATATTCCACTTTGTCTTTAATCCAGAATGTATAGAGATGTGAAGTTGTCTCAAACATACTTTTAAGGGCAACGTCATTTGTGATCTTAAGCAGCTGATCCTCTTCTAGCATGAACAAAGTCGATTCACCTGGCTTATTCACAAATGGGTTGTGAATCCATTCCTTCCCAGTTCGGGGCTCTTTCGTGGCTGGAAAATAATACTCAAACTCTTTGAAGGCTGAGATAGGTGATCATGTGCCAGCTGGGAGAAAAACGGTCCTGGCTCAGTCTCTTTTAAAATCTCTGCTAATGTTTGAAACATGTCAAAAAATCCCAATGTTCACTTGTGGCCCCCATAATACCAgtttggctttgaatgcagccactCTATCTGCCAACTTGAACACAGTTTTGTTCTCCCCTGAGGTGACAGATTGAATATGTCACacaagcaagttttttttttttttttttttttttgagagagtctcgctctcttgcccaggctggagtacagtggcatgatctcggctcattgcaacctctgccttccaggctcaaatgattctcgtgcctcagcctcctgagtagccgggattataggcgtgtgccaccacgcctagctaatttttgtattttttagtaaagacgaggtttctcccctttggccaggctggtctcaaactcctggccttaaatgatctgcctgccttggcctcccaaaagtgctgtaattacaggcgtgacccaccatgcctggccaagtaaGCAAGTTTTGTGACCCAATTCTGTGTCAACAAAATGTGCTGCCAGTGGTgactttttctaaaatgaaatctCTGGAGCAGCTATTGTAACTGAAAAACTGTGGCCAGTGATCTACCTTTAGGAAGCCATCTCTCTTCTGTGTATAAGAGAAGATGTGTGCTCTGTGTCCATCTTCTCACAGAGCTACATGAACAGATGTGAATTAAGGGCATGTACTTTAATGTGGTTGAAAATTTTAATCACATCCTACAAAATGGTAAGTTCAGGTGGCATTTTTCAACTAGCCAGCATCTCTACAGATGACACAGTACACAGACTCACATTCAGAAGCAAGCTCTTTGACCTGAGTAGTGAAACCAGAAAGCCGTCCAGTCATGGCAGCTGCTCCATCCCTGCATATACCCATACAAAATGACCAATTCAATTTTCCTGATATGTATTTAAAGACTTGAATAGTTCTGCAGCTGTGGTGTTAGATGAAAGCAAAAGTGCACATAACATATCCTCATGCACATCCTCCTGAAAAATGTATCACACATAAACAAGCATTGTTGCCTTGCTGTCAACACTGGTAGACTCATTAACCTGGATTGCGTACCACAGTGACTCATTAATTCTAACAATTATGCCTCATATCctctatttcattaattcatttagttaTGGTGCTAGCCAGAAGAGGAACATGTGCCACCTTTTGAACTGCAGGCTCTCCTAAGTCCTTAGCAGCAGGCAGGATCAACTCTTCACCAGTAGTAAAGGCCTTCTTAGCTTTAGTAATGTGATTAGCCACTAAGAATGATGCTCTCACTGCAGACACATTTGAGGAAGTGGTGGCCTTCAATAATTACTTCTGTTCTTTGcgtttactattttttcttttgaaaaactccAAAGGCTTGTCTTTTAATGCAGGGTGCTTGGTCTCCATGTGGTGAAGCACTTTTAAACGTTTCATGGCTTTTCTGGATAGCTGGTCATCACATATTAGACAAAGCAGGTTTGGAGAATGTGAATCACCTACTGCAATGAACCTACAATTTAAGTAGGActcttgatattttcttttaaatgccaCTTTCTCTTTGTTGGCAGTATTAGAGTCTTCTGCTCTCTCATCATTGAGTCTTTCCCACTTTTCAAAGAAGCTCTCCAAGGACGTTTGCTTTTTTACTCATTTTGGCTAGGGTTAGCTTGTGGGCTTACCAAAACTGTGACTGAGACAAATGCACAGTGCAGGAAAGAGGCATGGATGGAAGTGGTAAATAAGTAATGGGCAGGCCACATGCAGATTAAATAAATGTCAGATTCTGACTTAAAACCTGCCACTAGATAGATGCAGCTTGTCACTTGCCACTCACTGAGAGGGTTTTGATATGAGTCTGCAAGCAGCTGATTGATTACAGTCTCTGTGCAGTCAAGCCTCTCTGCTAATGTTAATCTGTTTCTGCAGCCACTCCCCATTACCACCTCAGCTCCACTTCAGAtcttcaggcattagattctcagaaggaggcacaacctagatccctggcttgcacagttcacaatagggttcatgctcctatgagaatttaatgctgCCAATGATCTgatgggaggcggagctcaggtggccATACAAGCCActgggagcagctgtaaatacagataaagCTTCTCTGGCTTGCATGCCACTCACCTCCTGATGTGTGGTCCAGTTTCTAACAGGCCAGGGATGGGTACTGGGGATTGGGAGCTCCTGCTTTAAAGCTCTCAGTTTTAAAAGAGTAAATGTGGcagttgaaatatttttccattctgcAAAGTTCAGGAATTGTTTTTTGCCTTATGTAGCAATACAAATCAATTTGAAGTAATTGTTTaacactagaaaaataaaagatctatGAATTTGTAAAATGTGCTACATATGCTGTGTTAGCataatttaaataacttaaagttTTGTTAAACATAATCTAGGTCAATGTGTCTTTTATTAATATGTGCCTTTTATTAATAATGTCCAAGATTAGGGTCAGTTTTAAATAGGCAAAAATTTCACTTTTCAGCACACCAAATACccaaattctttttcagtttttatttaaaaatgttcttccctaaaagtattttaaaagcttatttcTTTAGGCTCTGCAACTAGTTTATATTcttcaaagattttaaaacaaaatttagtgAATACACAAAACCAAATGTCAACTATGACATTATATGCTAATatacaaagaacaaaaattcTGTACATACCAGAGTTAACAAGTTGAGGCATAAAACCTCActacaattaaaatatatgttctgAATCAGTAAAAATGGAGACAGAAAAAGGTTTCTTGGCTAGAATATCATAATGACATATactctctcattttttaaaaatcaaagtacaTGATAATTGATACTTTATATATGTAACATGTTTACctattatatatttctaattttttttttttggagacagagtagcactctgtcgctcaggctggagtgcaatggtgctatcttggctcactgcaacctccgcctctctggttcaggcaattatcgtgcctcagcctcccaagcagctgggattacaggtgtgagccaccacacctggctaatttttttttttttttttttttttttttttagtagagacacggttttgccatgttgaccaggctgatgatttgcctcaagtgatcggctcaactcagcctcccaaaatgctgggattacaagcataagccaaggtgctcagcatttttttctctccttttttttttaaattttaagagatgaggtcttgctctgtagcccaggctggaatgcagtggtgcaatcatagcttcattgcagcctcaaactcctgggcttaagtgatcctcccactttaacttcccaaataactgggattacaggcattaagccactgcacccagctccaattctaatattttaataatttacacAATTACACATGCCAAAGTAGAATATCCTGAAACATGAACACATACTTCATATTCTGAATTTAGCACTTCCATTTTAATTACACTTTACTTTCTTACCTGTTCGGAAGTGAGATGTTGATTTGTGATCTCCTATAACAAGACGACCAGTATGTTCTTTCTATAAGAAGGGTGAAAATGTATTAGCATTTGAGACCACTAATTTAACCTTACTGGGTATCTACTATGTGCTGAAAACTATTCTAGGCTTCTGGGACACAGTGAAGACAAAAGATTAAATTAGAATCTCTGCCTTTAAGGACCTTACATTCTAGCAAGGGTAGGAATGGGGAAGGGAGACAGGCAAATGTAATCACTATTTATACTATGTTAGAAGGTACTAAGTgtgattaaaacaaaacagaccTGAGTAAGGAGTAGAACAGGttggaattttaaataagatGAATAGATAACTAGAAAATTGAGTCAAtctaaacattttctttcctaaaGGCCATTTAAATGAGTTGCTTTAACTTCCCACCTGCTCTTTCTGCTGCCTCAAGTATATCTCATGGAGAGAAAGCAAATGAGATTTAGccagacaaaaatgaaataattaaaacttaTAATGTATCATATAAAGTGATAGATCTTACTACAGTATATCACAATCATTAGCTATCTCTTTACTATTTGACAATAAACTACTAATCTCAACTTGTcaaaaagaacaatttaaaacaatcctgcactctaaacataaaaatacatctGATTCAATATTACCAACTGATTAAACTGCATAATTACTCTCAATTTAATCAGTCCAATCTACTCTTTATGGTTCATATTTAGTTTCATAAGTGCTCATTAAAACACCATGTGAAGGTGAGAATAAATGTGACTTTGGAAAGCAATCTTAACCAATCATCTGTGAAGATACAGTAACAAACCTTCCTATTGTGAAAAAAATGGCAGATACAGTCTCCATACACAAAAATGATACTACTGAAAAACTTCAAGCGTTAATGCTCATTGCTTTATGTGCCATTAacacataagcaaatcaataattCAGTGTGTTACTTGTTTAGGTTGCAAAACTGACAGCCATTAACAAGATTTTAATATAACAGCATCAAGTTATTCCAGGATGATGATAGTATTGCACTGATCTATTCATATGCTCTTAGCTGGTTCTTCCTGTGACCAATAAAATATTCATGATAGCCGGCTAGGATTACAAATATACTTTGTGGCCACAAAATGGAATACATCTAAACACCCCATATGAAGATCAAAGCTACAATCTTGGCCTCACAAATAATTTAATCTATGggcaaggcgcagtggctcatgcctgtaatcccagcactttgggaggcaaaggagggtggatcacgaggtcagaagttcaaatggtgaagccctgtctctactaaaaatacaaaaattagccaggcatggtggcaggcgcctgtaatcccagctactcgggaggctgaggcagagaactgcttgaacctgggaggcagaggttgcagtgagactgtctcaaaaaaaaaaaaaaaaaagaatttaatctATGCTGAACAACTTATTTACAAGTAAGTCAActtccatatattttatattaggaTGTTCTTCCTAAGTACTTGAATAAGTTTCATTCTACTAAGTTGAATATGGCCCCTAAACTAACACTTACCTTACGTATCCTTAACAAATCTTTTAAGTCCTCACTTAATTTTCaatgataggttcttggaaactttgACTTTAACTGATTTTAGTTGAAACAACctataatgaaaacaattttcCTCCTTATCAGTGTTACAGTGAAACAACTTTATTGTCAGTCTGCTAAAAGTTAGTTTCCAAGAACCACAAgggatgttaagtgaggacttaatATATTTGCACGAAACAAGAGAAATTGCAGACTATTTTCTATGACAAATTACAAATTGGGAAATCTCGATTAATGAGATATTATACAAATGCTTTATTTAAATAGGTCTCAGTGTTTTACATGACCTCTTCCTATCCCCAAACCCATTGTTGTAGTCTGGCTAACTCCTTCTTATCCTTTGAGATTCAGATCAATTCTGTTTTGGGGAAGCTTTCTTGCACTGCTAAACCAGAGTTAGCTGCCCTCTGTGATGCCACAGCACTATGTGCATGGCCTTCTCACAGCAATTACAATTCTGTATTGCTATTATCTGGTTTCCTCCATTACATAATAGCTTCAAACATGTATTATTGATCTATATGACCACCCAGGATCCAGCACAGTAGTAGGTAGTCTGTAATAGTTGGGAAAATCAATGAACGTATTCCCATGTGtgtaacaaaacaaagaacagaatttcattttaaggtgcttaaaaaaagagaaaaaatgctttcctatttcttttcaatttagTTTGTAGGAAGACTGTTAGGACAAtgttaggaaaataaatttacttgCTTACAAAAAATAAGTATCTAGAGATCCCTGTATAAACTGCTAGGATAAAGAAAGGTTTCTACAATAGATATTTTCCTGGCACTTGTTTTATATAGTTGACCCTGAACACAGGATTAAACTGTGTGGACCCACTTATACTTGAATTtacttctgcctctgccactcccAGACAGTAAGACAATCCCTCCTTTTCAGCCCACTCAACATGAAGActatgaggatgaagacctttatgatgatccacttccaatTAATGAAGAGtcaattattttctcttccttataattttcttgataacatttccttttctttattgtaagaatacaggaTATAACACATGTAACACccaaaatatgtgttaactgataattatgttatcagtaagacttccagtcaacagtaggctattagtagttaagttgtTGGGGAGTCGAAAGTTATATGCAAACTTTTGACTGCCTGCAGAACCAGCACCCCTAACCCCAACATTGCTCAGGGGTCAACTGTACCTTCTATTAACGTTAACCAAACTGACAGGCATTTCAAAGTATcgtgaacatttttaaaattaaggttttCTTTCCCCCTGGTGTTCTAcaaattcagagaaacttctctatCTAGTAACAAACTATAGAAATAATCTCTGAAAGTGTAGTCTTAAAATTAGGTTTTTGATCAAGGATATTCCTCTGGTTACTATTTCAAGGGCTGGAGGGAGCTATAAAATATGACAGGCTTTTCACTTTGGCCAGAGGTTCCCACAAGATAACCTACCCAGAAGAAATATCTTCTATCAAACCACTGGGCCAACATATGGCATTTCATAAACTTTGACATCTCTTTTCTCCTATACAGCCTCCTTGAACCAAATTTTTCTCTGTACAGTCTTCAAACTTTACGGACAGAGAATCCTAGAAGTGgctcaaaaataatataaattttatatgctTGGTTAGGCCATATGTATTTCCCAAAGCCAAAAGAAATCACACAGAACAGGAAAATGGAATCCAAGTGTATTCAGTCCTTCTTACTTAGCATACACAAAAATGGCAATATTTTCACAGAAAAGGTAAAAAATGCACACCATCTGATGCTTACCTTTCCTGCACCCATAAGTCTCAAGaacttttgttttctctcttcattACCCAAGTCTGCTGCCTCCCAATTGCTAGATCCcagctagaaaaaaaattggttgattaattttttttgcataaaaATAAGTATTACAAAATCTAAAGTCTACCTGTAACTCTTAAGTTTTTTTCCCCTGTCAGTTGTAACTATAAACAGggttcatttttcttgtttaggAAGTTAAGCATATTCATCACATTCAAATTTACTCCTTTTCTATTACCTCACAGCAGAATCCTTTAGTTCTTCTACAGCCAGAGCTGAGTCTCAAAAGTTTGCCTGTATCAGCGTCACctagagggcttgttaaaacagactGCAGGGCTACAGCCCCAgagattcagtgggtctggggtggAGCTCTAGGATTTGAATTTCAACAAATTCTTAAATGATTGCTGATGCTATTTatctggggaccacactttgagaccCACTGCCTTGCAGGGTCCTAGAGCACCTAGTACTCTGAACTTAGATGGCAGCCACAGTTGTTAGTTGAAGTTAAAAATTCTGCCTTTATCAGTGAGCTAACttttaagagaaaattttaacttttcagttgcctttttttttttttagcagttctAGTTATTTGTTAGGATTGAGATGTCattacttttattctttcttaaaagtcttccaaagaacaaagagaaaacttattttttaaaagaacagactAAAACTCATGCTATCTTGCAATTATCAAATGAGTCCACTGAACTCTTTTATAAATCTAAGAAATATGATGGAATCCTAGTGAGCATATTTTTCCCTACATTttgaaacaaatgtaaaaactgTTGTTTAACCGTTCATTATTTATAATTCATTATTCTCAACTAtgctaaaaataactaaaatagtttttaagaTATTAGTTTTCTCACTGTATTGTCCAAAGTATTTCATCATCATCTTTCAAGACATCATAACTGTTGTCTACTTTTAGCTTTCACTGAACACAGATGGGAATTcacaatttttcattttccattcataATGGCAAAGAGAAAAAACTGACAGAAGGCATTAACCATTATTAGACGAAGAAGAAGGTGAACGCAAAATGAAAGGCAGTCATATTCTAGACTAATCATGATGATAAAATTAACTGCAAAAATCTCAGACTATGAGTTTTTGGATGAGGAAATACTAGAAGGCTTTTCTCCCACCCAAGaattgacaagaaaaagaaaaaaaagacaaacaagaaaTGTACTCTCACTGGGAGAGCCATCGGCAGGAAGGACTTCATCTTGCAATATTTCACAGTAAGAGCCAGGATCATCTCATTTTCTAAAAGGAGGTGTAACTGTTTTATCTCATCTTTTACAATGTTTATGCATCAAAGTTTACTTGATTTGGTTGCAAATGGACAACGGGTGAAGGCAGATGTGTACACAAGGTGACTGgaaggaaaatgatataaaaatattcactgaatTTATCATTCTAATTAAGTttataatctaaaaataaaaatgttttgcaatTATGGAGCAAGGATGACAAATCCTTCTTCAACACAAAATTGTAAGCAATAGAAGGTTTCAAAAATTCCTCAAGTATTGTATTTTGATGATGCAAATGCAAGACAGGTTTGAACTTCAAGGGTCCCTTATAagtggatttttttcaaccaaatgcaGATCCATCCCAAGTATATGGAAGGCTGATTTTTTCCTATTCTCAGGTTCCACAGGGCTGGCTGCGGAACTTGAGTATGCAAGATTTGCCAAGGAGGTGggtgggtcctggaaccaatcccccacattTAGCATACTGAAGGATGACTATATGTAcatcaaaatcaggaaaacatAGAATATAAATTTCGGTTTGCTATTGTTAAGTTCACATTAAAAttcctaataaacttgttttGCACTATCTccctttattatttctaaaaattatttgtaaaagactaaaagaatataaaaaaaaaaaccactatttCCCCTGGGCATATGAGAGTTAAAGCATTTGTACCAACCTGGACCCATTTGCACTTCTAAATTCTCATTAGTGGAACGGCTTATATGTTCTCATAATTTTGGTTCCCTAAGTTCCAAATCTCTACTTCTTTCCATGTGACCCCCTCATATATTTTTATGGGCCATTTAGTTCTTAACTATTTCTGGCTCAATATAGTTAAAGTAATGGTGAAGCTTCAGTTCTGACAATCACTAAATCACTTGCTCTGCAAGCCAGGATCTgacatttaacttaattttaactccttatctgtaaagagatgcctttttaaaagactgtcttaagacactgaggcacagagaggctaactGACTTGCTTTGATCCTCTGACCATCCTGTGTTTTTTCCACATCATACTGTCCATGATCAAATGAGACAGATGAAAGTGGTCTATGAACtagttataaaaatgtatagaagTTAAAAAATTGTGTAAAAACCAACTTTCTTGATTCTGCTTCTATTAAAAGAGTAAAACATCTTCAGTGTTTATATAAATAACCCTGTCATTTACAACTTCTAATCCCAATGTTTTAAGGAAATAACATTTAAGTCCTGCCAGTTCTTCTTTTCAAAGACCTTAAAGCAGCACTCCGGGACCAGACTGGCATCAGGGACCGGTTTcgtggaaaacaatttttccactGAGAGGGAGGATgtgatggtttcaggatgattcaagtgcattacatttattgggcactttatttctattattactacattgtaatctataatgaaataattatacaactcaccataatgtagactCAGTGGAAGCTTTGAGCTTGTTTTCCTaaaactagacagtcccatctgggggtaatgggagacagtgacagatcatctggcattagattctcataaggagtgtgcaacctagatcactcgcatgtgcagttcacactAAGGTTCATGCTCCTGTAAGAATCAAATGccaacaggaggcagagctcaggtggtaatgcaagcCAAGGGGAGCagttgtaaatacagatgaagctttgctggCTGGCCCACAGCTCAcgtcctgctgtgcagcctggttctgtggcccaggggttggagacccctgCCTTAAAGTACAACAGTGAGTACTTTGCCCAAATGCTGCATTCTGAAAAGCACGTGGGTGCACTATACATTTTAAGAGAGTTCCTTAGCAGTTACTAAAATTTACCTCCCCACTCTTCCCACTTCCTATAAGATAGCTTTCATTTCTCCACTCCAAGCCAATGAAACTACTTTTAAGTCGTCTTCATCCTTAATACCCTTTACTACAGAACTGCAATCAATTTACCTCCTCAATACATAGCCTGGTGACTCTTAGAATTTACTCCTACATTGTTAGCGTTTTTCTAGAGTTGTATTGTGATTTAgtatctatttttaatattaaaaaaatgttttgttaccTCAATTAGATGTGAGGTCAATGGGCATAAGAAAACTTCAATGATCTCTCATATACCGTGGATGCTCATTAGAAACTGTTTCCCAACTATATATtatagctagttttttttttttttttgagacagagtctcgctctgtcgcccaggctggagtgcagtggcgccatctcggctcactgcaagctccgcctcccgggttcaggccattctcctgcctcagcctccctagtagctgggactacaggcgcccgctaccacgcccggctaatttttttgtatttttttagtagaggcggggtttcactgtgttagccaggatggtctgcatctcctgacctcgtgatccgcctgcctcggcctcccaaagtgttgggattacaggagtgagccaccgcgcccggcctgctagttttttttttctacaacagCTTGGAGGTATTTTAATGAATGACTTACTTatggttaaaaattttttttaagtactggctgggcgaggtggctcacacctgtaattccaacactttgggaggccgaggtgggcagattgcttgggtctagtagttggagaccagcctgggcaatgtggcaaaatccggtctctactaaaaatacaaaaaattagtcgggtgtaatggtgcacacctgtagtccgagctactgtGGTGGTGTTGGGGGAAGAGggggttgaagcaggaggatcacctgagccagggaggtggaggctgcagggagcactgatcgtgccactgcactccagcttgggcgacagagaccctgtctcacctgtttcaaaacaaaaacaaaacccaggtaCTTAAAGATACGCTTATATGATTGGGAAAGGTCTTAAAGGTCGTCTAGTTTAAACTGATCTCTTCCGAAGCTGTAAAGTTAATG
Coding sequences within:
- the C9H11orf58 gene encoding small acidic protein isoform X2, whose translation is MLGSSNWEAADLGNEERKQKFLRLMGAGKKEHTGRLVIGDHKSTSHFRTGEEDKKINEELESQYQQSMDSKLSGRYRRHCGLGFSEVEDHDGEGDVAGDDDDDDDDSPDPESPDDSESDSESEKEESAEELQAAEHPDEVEDPKNKKDAKSNYKMMFVKSSGS